The following proteins are co-located in the Myroides profundi genome:
- a CDS encoding Bax inhibitor-1/YccA family protein codes for MMKNNFENVDYTLPVAMESEVVRAQFYKKTYATLAAGVLAFIVLEAIMLNTPFIVEGMFTIIGMGKFSWLIVLGAFMGITWYAQRLADNSVDKKVQYAGLFLYVLAEAFIFVPILYIAMSMTNDLTLISQAGIMTLALFGGLTGVVFSSNANFSFMRSILSIGFFLALGTIICGMIFGFNLGLWFSLAMVALASGSILYSTWQIKNEYAANQHVPAALSLFASLMLLFWYILRIVMSRNN; via the coding sequence ATGATGAAAAACAATTTTGAAAATGTTGATTACACGCTTCCTGTAGCTATGGAGTCTGAAGTAGTAAGAGCACAGTTTTATAAAAAGACTTATGCTACTTTAGCAGCAGGAGTATTAGCTTTTATTGTATTAGAAGCTATTATGTTGAACACGCCTTTCATTGTAGAAGGGATGTTTACTATTATTGGGATGGGTAAGTTCTCATGGTTGATCGTGCTAGGTGCCTTTATGGGGATCACTTGGTATGCACAGAGACTTGCTGATAACTCAGTAGATAAGAAGGTGCAGTATGCTGGACTGTTTTTATACGTATTAGCAGAGGCATTTATCTTTGTGCCTATTTTATATATCGCTATGTCTATGACTAATGACCTTACTCTGATTTCTCAGGCAGGTATTATGACATTGGCTTTATTTGGAGGATTGACAGGAGTAGTATTTAGCTCTAATGCTAACTTCTCTTTTATGAGATCTATCCTTAGTATTGGATTCTTCTTAGCGTTAGGTACTATTATTTGTGGTATGATCTTCGGATTTAACCTTGGGTTATGGTTCTCTTTAGCGATGGTAGCTTTAGCTTCTGGATCGATCTTATACTCTACATGGCAGATTAAAAATGAATACGCAGCTAACCAACACGTACCAGCTGCTCTATCATTATTTGCTTCGTTAATGTTACTTTTCTGGTATATTCTGAGAATTGTAATGAGTAGAAACAACTAA
- a CDS encoding 4'-phosphopantetheinyl transferase family protein: MPLVKEIKGITYKVLVWKVEENLEELMNGVVLQERSSERLKGMKSEVHQKGFMAVRQLLHYGGYSDSDLCYDINGRPSLSDGSFISISHSFEYASIIIGKENVGIDVEMKRDKIKRIANKFCNEDELNTVFNSSNEIDTLTEIWCAKEAMFKMCESRSLSFKSDMQVELKTKECFVNNEVFNQKFEYKTIELDNFVLVYALES, from the coding sequence ATGCCTTTAGTAAAAGAAATCAAAGGAATAACCTATAAGGTATTAGTTTGGAAAGTAGAAGAGAATCTTGAGGAATTGATGAATGGTGTTGTTCTACAAGAGCGCTCTTCTGAGCGATTAAAAGGAATGAAATCTGAAGTACACCAAAAGGGATTTATGGCAGTCAGACAGTTGCTGCATTATGGAGGATATAGCGATAGCGATTTGTGTTATGATATAAATGGTAGACCTAGTCTTAGTGATGGTTCATTTATCTCTATTTCGCACTCGTTTGAGTATGCTAGTATTATCATTGGCAAGGAGAATGTGGGTATAGATGTAGAGATGAAACGCGATAAGATAAAGCGTATTGCAAATAAGTTTTGCAATGAAGATGAACTAAACACAGTTTTCAATTCTTCGAATGAGATTGATACATTAACAGAGATATGGTGTGCGAAAGAAGCTATGTTTAAGATGTGTGAGTCACGTAGCCTGAGTTTTAAAAGTGATATGCAGGTAGAACTTAAAACGAAAGAATGTTTTGTTAATAATGAAGTTTTTAATCAAAAATTCGAATATAAAACGATAGAATTAGATAACTTTGTGTTGGTTTATGCATTAGAGTCTTAA
- the mscL gene encoding large conductance mechanosensitive channel protein MscL has protein sequence MGFVKEFKEFAVKGNVMDLAVGVIIGGAFGKIVTSVVNDVIMPLVSAIIGTPDFTNMYVVLKGDAPDGAPLAAARGIDGNVVFAYGSFITEVINFTLLALCVFLLVKGVNSLRKKEEAAPEAPAGPPAPTQEDLLAEIRDLLKKQ, from the coding sequence ATGGGATTTGTAAAAGAATTTAAAGAATTCGCTGTCAAAGGCAATGTAATGGACCTAGCGGTAGGGGTAATCATCGGGGGAGCATTCGGTAAAATTGTAACGAGTGTTGTAAACGATGTTATTATGCCATTAGTATCTGCTATTATCGGAACACCTGATTTCACTAATATGTATGTAGTGTTAAAAGGTGATGCACCTGATGGGGCACCTCTAGCAGCAGCAAGAGGAATAGATGGTAATGTTGTATTTGCTTATGGTAGCTTTATTACTGAGGTAATCAACTTTACATTATTAGCTCTATGTGTATTCCTTTTAGTAAAAGGAGTTAACTCATTAAGAAAGAAAGAAGAGGCTGCACCAGAAGCACCTGCAGGACCACCAGCACCAACTCAAGAGGATCTTTTAGCAGAAATCAGAGACTTGTTAAAGAAACAATAA
- a CDS encoding bifunctional UDP-N-acetylmuramoyl-tripeptide:D-alanyl-D-alanine ligase/alanine racemase: MKFNTDAFCSFIGADIIGNSKSEYVDISNISVDSRSLQNDQHTLFFALKGGNHDGHDYIEELVNKGVRYIVISDQTKVCPIEGVLFFKVNNTLAALQGAAIFHRDRFDFPVIGITGSKGKTVVKEWLNYLLSEEYKIIKSPKSYNSQTGVPLSVFGIEEKHNLGIFEVGISTVGEMERLTKVVKPTIGVFTALTEEHGEGFRSLEEKVSEKAKLFQDAEVVICEQNELLLQYFSSVASVYTWSLIDKSANVYGQLHSSSLTVSIDQGDSYSVELPFTDDSSVRNIMTCISTMSYLGYDSEKIAQRIQGLYPVELRMQVKNGVNNCTIIDDAYNADYQSLSIALDFLDKHKVSASKTVILSDMFKSGYEEEEIYGQLKELLSTHQITRVIGIGEHISKYLIGTTNTYLYRDTEEFLQKVSVEDFSDENILVKGARGFRFDRIVTMLEKKTHETVLEVNLTAMCHNLNFYRSKLKPETKVMVMVKAFGYGNGSYEVAKLLAHEKVDYLGVAFADEGIELRKAGVNTKIIVMNPEINAFSAMIAYDLEPEVYSVRELNAFLKVARERNCYEYPIHIKLDTGMHRHGFLTEDLDELIEVLRHTNVVEVKSIFSHLSSSDMPEYTDFTLGQIEMFTHNSDKLIQELGINPIRHILNTSGIFNFSEHQFDMVRLGIGLYGVGNDREEMQQLANVSTLKTRIMQIKEIKDKDSVGYGRRFRAEGKTRIATVPIGYADGVHRSWGPVGYVLVNGQKAEITGSICMDMLMINVTEIKCQENDEVIIFGKDLPVTIIADKIKTIPYEILTSIALRVKRIFFIE; the protein is encoded by the coding sequence ATGAAATTTAATACGGATGCGTTCTGTTCATTCATTGGAGCAGACATTATAGGAAACAGTAAGAGTGAATATGTAGATATTTCGAATATATCCGTAGACAGCAGGTCATTGCAGAATGATCAGCACACTTTATTTTTTGCATTAAAAGGAGGTAATCATGATGGACATGATTATATCGAAGAATTGGTAAATAAAGGAGTCAGATATATCGTCATCTCTGACCAGACTAAGGTATGTCCTATAGAAGGAGTACTTTTCTTTAAAGTTAATAATACATTAGCTGCACTTCAGGGTGCGGCTATTTTTCATAGAGATCGTTTTGATTTTCCAGTTATCGGAATTACAGGTAGTAAAGGAAAGACGGTAGTAAAAGAATGGCTTAACTATCTACTGAGCGAAGAGTATAAGATCATCAAGAGCCCTAAGAGTTATAATTCTCAGACGGGTGTGCCACTATCTGTATTTGGGATAGAGGAGAAGCACAACTTAGGTATCTTCGAAGTTGGAATTTCTACTGTGGGTGAAATGGAGAGACTTACTAAGGTGGTCAAACCTACTATAGGTGTTTTTACTGCGCTTACAGAAGAGCATGGAGAAGGGTTTCGCTCATTAGAAGAAAAAGTGAGTGAGAAAGCTAAACTATTCCAGGATGCTGAGGTGGTTATTTGTGAGCAGAATGAGTTGTTATTACAATATTTTAGTTCTGTTGCCTCTGTATATACTTGGAGTCTGATAGATAAGTCAGCTAATGTCTATGGACAGCTTCATTCCTCTAGTCTTACCGTATCTATTGATCAAGGTGATTCGTATTCAGTAGAACTTCCATTCACAGATGATAGTTCTGTGCGTAATATAATGACTTGTATTAGTACGATGTCTTACTTAGGATATGACTCAGAGAAGATTGCACAGCGTATCCAAGGACTTTATCCTGTAGAACTGCGTATGCAGGTAAAGAATGGTGTGAATAACTGTACGATAATAGATGATGCGTATAATGCAGATTATCAGTCGCTATCTATCGCTCTTGACTTTCTTGATAAACATAAGGTAAGCGCGTCTAAGACTGTGATACTATCCGATATGTTTAAGAGTGGATATGAAGAAGAGGAAATATATGGTCAGTTAAAAGAGCTGTTGTCTACACATCAGATAACTCGTGTGATCGGTATAGGAGAACATATAAGTAAGTATCTAATCGGGACGACGAATACTTATCTATATAGAGATACTGAGGAGTTCTTACAGAAAGTATCGGTAGAGGATTTTAGTGATGAGAATATCTTAGTCAAAGGAGCTAGAGGATTCCGCTTTGACAGAATCGTCACGATGCTAGAGAAGAAGACACATGAGACTGTACTAGAAGTTAATCTTACTGCGATGTGTCACAATCTTAATTTTTATCGTTCAAAACTAAAGCCAGAGACTAAAGTAATGGTCATGGTGAAGGCATTCGGATATGGGAATGGTAGCTATGAAGTAGCGAAATTATTAGCTCATGAGAAGGTAGATTATCTAGGAGTAGCTTTTGCAGATGAGGGTATAGAATTGCGCAAAGCTGGTGTGAATACTAAGATTATCGTGATGAATCCTGAGATTAATGCATTCTCAGCGATGATAGCGTATGATCTAGAACCAGAGGTTTACTCTGTACGTGAGCTCAATGCATTCTTAAAAGTAGCTAGAGAACGCAACTGTTATGAATATCCTATCCATATCAAGCTAGATACAGGTATGCATAGACATGGCTTTTTGACAGAGGATCTAGATGAGTTAATAGAAGTGCTTAGACATACTAATGTGGTCGAAGTCAAATCTATATTCTCACATTTATCATCAAGTGACATGCCTGAATATACAGACTTTACGCTTGGGCAGATAGAGATGTTTACACATAACTCAGATAAATTAATACAAGAATTAGGGATTAATCCGATACGCCATATTCTGAATACATCCGGTATTTTTAACTTTTCGGAGCATCAGTTTGATATGGTTCGATTGGGAATAGGACTGTATGGAGTTGGTAATGATAGAGAAGAAATGCAACAATTGGCTAATGTCAGTACGCTTAAAACTCGCATTATGCAAATCAAAGAAATCAAAGATAAAGACAGTGTAGGATACGGTCGAAGATTTCGCGCAGAAGGTAAAACACGTATTGCTACAGTACCAATAGGATATGCTGATGGAGTACATCGCTCATGGGGTCCTGTGGGATATGTCTTAGTAAATGGGCAAAAAGCAGAGATCACTGGATCTATCTGTATGGATATGCTAATGATCAATGTAACAGAAATAAAATGTCAAGAAAATGATGAAGTTATTATTTTTGGTAAAGATCTGCCAGTCACTATTATAGCAGATAAAATAAAAACAATACCATATGAGATTTTAACGAGTATCGCACTTCGCGTTAAAAGAATTTTTTTTATAGAGTAA
- a CDS encoding DsrE family protein: MKNTKHNVVFQLNTDNINEQNALMTYVTNVRNHWKEDVTIQVVVHGPGIGMLRKSKTMVGEPLKAVMQKGIQFFACENTINARKIEKSDIIENVGFVPSGLVYIIEKQEEGWSYIKCNF; this comes from the coding sequence ATGAAAAATACAAAGCACAACGTTGTATTTCAATTAAACACAGACAACATTAACGAACAGAATGCACTAATGACTTATGTAACTAATGTTAGAAATCACTGGAAAGAGGATGTAACAATACAAGTAGTCGTGCATGGGCCTGGTATCGGAATGCTTAGAAAAAGCAAGACGATGGTAGGAGAACCTCTTAAGGCAGTGATGCAAAAAGGTATACAATTCTTTGCGTGTGAGAATACAATCAATGCTCGCAAAATAGAGAAATCAGATATTATCGAGAATGTAGGATTCGTACCTTCAGGATTAGTTTATATCATCGAAAAACAAGAAGAAGGTTGGTCTTATATAAAATGTAATTTTTAA
- a CDS encoding YeeE/YedE family protein translates to MEWIYGPWPWYVGGLFIATTLILLLLMGKSFGFSSNLRTMCSMMGAGKSCDFFCFNWKAQTWNLLFLVGTILGGFIAHHFLSVEPAAIPLADQTIEKLHTLGIESAGKAYIPTELFSNEVFGSIKSIGLLLLAGFFVGFGSRYAGGCTSGHAISGLSNLQLPSLIAVIGFFIGGLIMVHLLFPFIF, encoded by the coding sequence ATGGAATGGATATATGGCCCATGGCCTTGGTATGTAGGAGGATTATTCATCGCTACTACACTTATATTACTTTTATTAATGGGTAAATCTTTTGGGTTCTCTTCTAACCTACGCACCATGTGCTCGATGATGGGAGCAGGTAAGAGTTGTGATTTCTTCTGCTTTAACTGGAAAGCTCAGACGTGGAACTTACTTTTCTTAGTAGGTACTATCCTAGGAGGGTTCATCGCACACCACTTCTTGAGTGTCGAGCCTGCAGCGATACCACTAGCCGATCAGACGATAGAGAAGTTACATACACTAGGTATAGAAAGTGCTGGCAAGGCATATATACCTACAGAGCTATTCTCTAATGAAGTATTCGGTTCTATTAAGTCTATCGGACTACTACTATTAGCAGGGTTCTTCGTAGGATTTGGTTCTAGATATGCAGGAGGGTGTACTTCAGGGCATGCGATCAGCGGACTGAGTAATCTACAGTTACCTTCTTTAATAGCAGTAATTGGCTTCTTTATAGGAGGGTTAATTATGGTACACCTACTGTTCCCTTTTATTTTCTAA
- a CDS encoding DUF6691 family protein: MKKLAYLLVGMLFGIGMFKSGAASWFRIYEMFQFDSFHMYGIMGTALTIAVIATYIIKKKNIKDFSGNPIEFTPKEKSVPRYLIGGIFFGLGWALGGACPGPMFALFGAGFLPILIAIIGALLGTWFYGLIRKWLPH, translated from the coding sequence ATGAAAAAATTAGCCTATTTATTAGTCGGGATGCTTTTCGGGATAGGAATGTTTAAGTCTGGCGCGGCATCCTGGTTCAGAATATATGAAATGTTCCAATTCGACAGCTTCCACATGTATGGGATTATGGGAACGGCATTAACTATCGCTGTTATCGCAACCTATATTATCAAGAAAAAGAATATCAAAGACTTCTCTGGTAACCCAATAGAGTTCACCCCAAAAGAGAAGAGTGTACCCCGCTATCTAATAGGAGGTATCTTTTTCGGATTAGGATGGGCATTAGGAGGAGCTTGTCCTGGGCCTATGTTTGCCTTATTTGGAGCAGGTTTTTTACCTATTCTGATTGCGATCATCGGAGCATTATTAGGGACTTGGTTCTATGGACTGATCAGAAAATGGCTTCCTCATTAA
- a CDS encoding Crp/Fnr family transcriptional regulator, with protein sequence MEHIIRNKYRSTFEEKLLEEIIEVSTIKDFKEGEKLMEIGEYIKKIPLLLEGAIKIIREDQREGEIVLYYIEEGDTCAMTLTCCLGETKSQVRSIAERDGSVVLVPVGKMDEWLVKYKTWRNFVLNSYNNRMNEMLTAIDSLAFMNMEERLCNLLRSKAKIYNSRFINNTHQELADELNTSRVVISRILKTLENEGIIQLNRKYIELLKP encoded by the coding sequence ATGGAACATATCATACGAAACAAGTACCGCTCTACCTTTGAGGAAAAGTTATTAGAAGAAATCATAGAAGTATCTACTATAAAAGACTTTAAAGAAGGAGAAAAGTTGATGGAGATAGGAGAATACATCAAGAAGATTCCTCTACTCCTAGAAGGTGCTATCAAAATCATCAGAGAAGATCAGCGAGAGGGAGAGATCGTACTATACTATATAGAAGAAGGCGATACCTGCGCGATGACACTGACCTGCTGCTTAGGTGAGACGAAGAGTCAGGTGCGCTCTATAGCAGAACGCGATGGAAGTGTGGTCTTAGTTCCTGTAGGGAAAATGGATGAATGGCTGGTAAAATACAAGACTTGGCGAAACTTCGTACTCAACAGTTATAACAACCGTATGAACGAGATGCTGACTGCCATAGATAGTCTTGCCTTCATGAATATGGAAGAACGTCTATGTAACTTACTGAGAAGTAAAGCGAAAATATACAACAGTCGATTTATCAACAATACACATCAAGAATTAGCTGACGAACTAAATACCTCTAGAGTAGTAATCTCTAGAATACTAAAAACTTTAGAAAACGAAGGTATTATACAGCTCAATAGAAAATATATCGAGCTACTTAAGCCTTAA
- a CDS encoding sulfite exporter TauE/SafE family protein: MDYTALIGYALALLIGISLGLIGSGGSILTVPILVYIMKVEPFVATAYSLFIVGSTSLVGGIKNYIDKKVDLKTVLLFGIPSVITVYITRAYLLPLVPDVISIGSWSIDKNIVLMILFALVMFNSATKMIRPKKEIEVQDTKPALSGLVLQGILIGLLAGTVGAGGGFLIIPALVLFAKMPMRQAVGTSLCIIAIQSLIGFLGDLGHTAMDWAMLLTFSGISMVGIFIGIYLTKYVPDKNLKKSFGYFVLIMAIYILIKEVFL, translated from the coding sequence ATGGATTATACAGCATTAATAGGGTATGCTCTAGCCTTACTTATCGGGATATCACTAGGTCTTATCGGTAGTGGTGGGTCTATACTCACCGTGCCTATCCTCGTGTATATCATGAAGGTAGAGCCCTTCGTAGCTACAGCATACTCACTATTCATAGTAGGATCTACTTCCCTAGTAGGAGGTATAAAAAACTATATAGACAAAAAAGTAGATCTAAAAACAGTATTACTCTTCGGGATACCCTCTGTCATCACAGTATATATCACGAGAGCCTACTTACTCCCACTTGTACCAGATGTAATATCCATCGGTAGCTGGAGTATAGATAAGAATATTGTGCTGATGATCTTATTTGCCCTAGTGATGTTCAATTCGGCGACTAAAATGATCAGACCCAAAAAAGAGATAGAGGTACAAGATACTAAGCCAGCCTTATCAGGGTTAGTATTACAAGGTATCCTAATCGGACTACTAGCAGGTACAGTAGGTGCTGGAGGAGGGTTCTTAATCATACCTGCCTTAGTCTTATTTGCCAAGATGCCTATGAGACAAGCTGTCGGTACCTCACTATGCATTATCGCTATACAGTCCTTAATAGGATTCTTAGGTGATCTAGGTCATACCGCTATGGACTGGGCGATGCTACTTACTTTTAGTGGAATATCTATGGTAGGAATCTTCATCGGGATCTATTTAACAAAGTACGTTCCTGATAAAAATTTAAAAAAGAGCTTTGGTTATTTCGTACTAATCATGGCTATTTATATCCTAATTAAGGAAGTGTTTTTATAG
- a CDS encoding MBL fold metallo-hydrolase, protein MKIEQIYTGCLAQGAYYIESNGEVAIIDPLREVQPYLDRAAKDNATIKYIFETHFHADFVSGHVTLAEKTNAPIVYGPNANPTFKAHIATDGEVFKIGNITITALHTPGHTMESTTYLLKDENGKDHAIFSGDTLFLGDVGRPDLAQKAADLTQEQLAATLYNSLRTKIMPLADDVIVYPAHGAGSACGKNLSKETVGTLGDQKQTNYALRADMTEAEFVKEVTDGLLPPPAYFPLNVKLNKEGYENVETIISNNKALTPKEFQALAEESGALLLDVRSASDFASGHIPGAIFIGLDGQFAPWVGALITDIKQPILLITPEGREEEAVIRLSRVGYDNTLGYLKGGFSTWKTEGFEYDTVQQVTAEELADKIANEDIKVVDVRKPGEYNSAHIDYKNLTHSPLDYINEHIADFPTEGKFFIHCAGGYRSLIASSILKARGYHNMIDVIGGFGAIKNTSIPLLEGGSCTATCPTTKQ, encoded by the coding sequence ATGAAAATAGAACAAATTTATACAGGATGTTTAGCTCAAGGAGCTTACTATATAGAGAGCAACGGAGAAGTTGCAATCATCGATCCACTAAGAGAGGTACAGCCTTACTTAGACAGAGCGGCTAAAGATAATGCGACGATTAAATATATCTTCGAAACACACTTCCACGCAGACTTCGTGAGTGGACACGTTACATTAGCTGAGAAAACAAACGCTCCTATCGTATATGGACCAAATGCTAACCCAACATTTAAGGCACATATTGCTACAGATGGAGAGGTATTTAAAATAGGAAATATCACAATCACAGCATTACATACTCCTGGTCATACGATGGAGAGTACTACGTACTTACTAAAAGATGAGAATGGAAAAGATCACGCTATCTTCAGTGGAGATACATTATTCTTAGGTGATGTAGGTCGTCCTGACTTAGCTCAGAAAGCGGCTGACTTGACTCAAGAGCAATTAGCGGCTACACTATACAATAGCTTACGCACGAAGATTATGCCATTAGCAGATGACGTTATCGTATATCCTGCACATGGTGCTGGGTCTGCGTGTGGAAAGAACTTAAGCAAAGAAACTGTTGGTACACTAGGAGATCAAAAACAAACGAACTATGCGCTACGTGCTGATATGACAGAAGCAGAATTCGTAAAAGAAGTAACTGATGGTCTACTACCTCCTCCTGCATACTTCCCATTAAATGTGAAGTTAAATAAAGAAGGATATGAGAATGTAGAGACGATCATCAGTAACAACAAAGCGCTTACTCCAAAAGAGTTTCAAGCTTTAGCAGAAGAGTCTGGTGCCTTATTATTAGATGTGCGTTCTGCTTCAGACTTCGCTAGTGGACATATACCAGGAGCTATCTTTATCGGATTAGATGGTCAATTCGCTCCTTGGGTAGGTGCATTAATCACAGATATTAAACAGCCTATCTTATTAATCACTCCAGAAGGACGTGAAGAAGAAGCTGTGATCCGTCTATCTCGTGTAGGGTATGACAATACACTAGGGTACTTAAAAGGAGGGTTCTCTACTTGGAAAACAGAAGGATTTGAATACGATACTGTACAACAAGTAACAGCAGAAGAACTAGCTGATAAAATAGCGAATGAGGATATAAAAGTAGTAGATGTACGTAAGCCTGGAGAATACAATTCTGCTCATATCGACTATAAAAACTTGACTCATTCCCCATTAGATTATATCAATGAGCATATCGCTGACTTCCCAACAGAAGGTAAATTCTTTATCCACTGTGCTGGAGGGTACCGTTCATTAATCGCGTCTTCTATTCTAAAAGCTAGAGGATACCACAATATGATCGATGTAATCGGAGGTTTTGGCGCTATCAAGAACACTTCTATCCCATTATTAGAAGGAGGTAGCTGTACAGCAACATGTCCAACAACTAAACAATAA
- the trxA gene encoding thioredoxin yields MSNFQELIDRDQLTLVDFFATWCGPCQMLAPVLEEVKKELQDDISIIKIDVDKNTALTTQYSTQYQMRGVPTLMLFRKGKLLWKQSGYMDKQTLLGHIDQYKHNY; encoded by the coding sequence ATGAGTAATTTTCAAGAGTTAATCGATAGAGATCAGTTAACTTTAGTTGATTTCTTCGCTACATGGTGCGGTCCATGTCAGATGCTAGCCCCTGTGCTAGAGGAAGTAAAAAAAGAGCTACAAGATGATATCTCTATTATCAAAATAGACGTAGATAAGAATACGGCTCTTACCACACAATATAGCACACAATACCAGATGAGAGGTGTACCTACACTAATGCTTTTTAGAAAAGGTAAACTGCTGTGGAAACAGTCTGGATATATGGATAAACAGACGCTACTAGGTCATATCGATCAGTATAAACATAATTATTAA